From the genome of Danio rerio strain Tuebingen ecotype United States chromosome 2, GRCz12tu, whole genome shotgun sequence, one region includes:
- the rxfp3.2a gene encoding relaxin-3 receptor 1 → MQGNSSALAPGLASCGPALYESDALQNRTLQNLSLRCWLQLLSRESAPELYGDSSSMAMRVVIALVYLIVCALGLVGNLLALYLLQSRHRLKQSSINCFVMSLAVTDLQFVLTLPFWAVDTALDFRWPFGKVMCKIISSVTTMNMYASVFFLTAMSVARYCSLSSSLRMQSPKTASAEVKWASLGIWIVSVVATIPHAVYSTTAQVSDDELCLVRFPDSGSWDPQLLLGLYQTQKVLLGFVIPLVIICVCYLLLLRFVLRRRVTGIPGSESERGRHKRRSKVTRSVTIVVLSFFLCWLPNQALTMWGVLIKFDLVPFSNAFYNAQAYAFPITVCLAHTNSCLNPVLYCLIRQEYRTGLKKLLFRATPSIRSLAKLVSRGKKVAEAPAGVAVVQMEIGM, encoded by the coding sequence ATGCAGGGGAACAGCAGCGCGTTGGCACCGGGCTTAGCGTCGTGCGGTCCGGCTTTATATGAGAGCGATGCGCTGCAGAACCGGACTCTCCAGAACCTGTCCCTGCGCTGCTGGCTGCAGCTGCTCTCCAGAGAGTCCGCGCCGGAGCTCTACGGCGACAGCTCCAGCATGGCCATGCGCGTCGTGATCGCGCTCGTCTACCTTATCGTGTGCGCGCTGGGGCTCGTCGGGAACCTGTTGGCGCTTTACCTGCTCCAGTCGCGCCACAGACTCAAGCAGTCCTCCATCAACTGCTTCGTCATGAGTTTGGCCGTGACCGACCTGCAGTTCGTCCTGACGCTTCCCTTCTGGGCCGTGGACACCGCTCTGGACTTCAGATGGCCGTTTGGGAAGGTGATGTGCAAGATCATCAGCTCGGTCACCACTATGAACATGTACGCCAGCGTCTTCTTTTTGACGGCCATGAGCGTGGCGCGCTACTGCTCTCTGTCCTCTTCTTTGCGCATGCAGAGTCCCAAAACAGCCTCGGCGGAGGTCAAGTGGGCTAGTTTGGGGATTTGGATCGTGTCTGTGGTGGCCACCATCCCGCACGCCGTGTACTCGACTACCGCGCAGGTGTCCGACGACGAGCTGTGCCTCGTGCGCTTTCCGGACTCGGGTAGCTGGGACCCGCAGCTGCTTCTGGGTCTTTATCAGACACAAAAGGTGCTTTTGGGTTTTGTGATCCCACTGGTCATCATATGTGTGTGTTACCTGCTCCTTCTGCGCTTCGTCCTGCGGCGGCGGGTAACCGGGATCCCCGGCTCGGAGAGCGAGAGAGGGAGGCACAAGCGCCGCTCCAAAGTCACCAGATCGGTTACCATCGTGGTCCTGTCCTTCTTTCTGTGCTGGCTGCCCAACCAGGCGCTTACCATGTGGGGGGTGCTGATCAAATTCGACCTAGTGCCGTTCAGCAACGCGTTTTATAACGCGCAAGCCTACGCGTTCCCCATCACCGTGTGCCTGGCGCACACCAACAGCTGCCTGAACCCGGTGCTGTACTGTCTGATCCGGCAAGAGTACCGCACTGGACTCAAGAAGCTGCTGTTTAGAGCCACGCCGTCCATCCGGAGCCTGGCCAAACTGGTGTCCCGCGGGAAGAAGGTGGCGGAGGCTCCGGCCGGGGTGGCCGTGGTGCAGATGGAGATCGGTATGTGA